In a genomic window of Punica granatum isolate Tunisia-2019 chromosome 6, ASM765513v2, whole genome shotgun sequence:
- the LOC116212149 gene encoding velvet complex subunit 2-like: protein MEDPANKGEESSKKAPAASSSSSGRRAKEVSVNAVNTAHQASQQYSVNLTTTPTTIPAYFPQPPQHQLQSIYYSTPPVPPPTTSQSYDHFTPAPAQPSQPRPPVSRTPPPAQQNPASQGQQAGGAPSRPRKQYSPLSAPLSHIYRQLLAGDQIQPIPPGPNFDPSVQDQSKRCEYHQGAPGHTLDNCWRLRDEIQRRIDSNRLTFNAVRPSNVQANPLPDHRPNSGPSINMIFVCVSERDEEARENPPPFVINYTPEELTVGFTGHVASPAPFVVDVPAREPYSDSKVPWTYEGSIGSVEQQFSVMGLTRSGRVYENPTAKDKGKAPAVGDGATPERSPFPSKKAPLESKFSTLRYEPIPRATQ from the exons ATGGAGGACCCCGCCAACAAAGGAGAGGAATCATCAAAGAAGGCTCCCGCGGCGTCGTCGTCGTCCAGCGGAAGGAGAGCGAAAGAGGTTTCCGTCAACGCCGTCAATACGGCGCACCAGGCGTCACAACAATATTCGGTGAATCTCACGACCACACCGACCACCATTCCTGCTTACTTTCCCCAGCCTCCACAGCACCAACTTCAGTCGATCTACTATTCAACCCCACCGGTCCCGCCGCCGACGACCTCACAGTCATACGACCACTTTACGCCTGCCCCCGCTCAACCCTCTCAACCCAGGCCCCCGGTGTCGAGAACTCCTCCGCCGGCGCAACAGAACCCCGCTTCGCAGGGTCAACAGGCCGGCGGCGCACcgagccgaccccgcaagcaATACTCGCCGCTGtctgctcctctctctcacatatatcgGCAACTCTTGGCGGGAGATCAAATTCAGCCGATACCCCCGGGTCCGAACTTCGACCCGTCCGTCCAGGACCAATCTAAACGCTGCGAATACCATCAGGGCGCACCGGGGCACACtctcgacaattgttggaggttgAGGGACGAAATTCAGAGGAGGATCGACAGCAACCGACTCACCTTCAACGCCGTCAGACCTTCAAACGTGCAGGCCAACCCCCTCCCGGACCATAGGCCGAACTCGGGAccatccatcaacatgatcttTGTGTGCGTTTCGGAGAGAGATGAAGAAGCGCGGGAGAACCCCCCTCCCTTTGTAATCAATTACACTCCCGAGGAACTCACGGTCGGGTTCACGGGACACGTGGCCTCACCGGCCCCATTCGTCGTTGACGTCCCCGCTCGGGAACCGTATTCAGAcagcaaggtcccctggacctacgaaggaagcATCGGGAGTGTTGAGCAACAATTTAGTGTCATGGGGTTGACACGCTCAGGACGGGTATATGAGAACCCAACGGCCaaggacaaagggaaagcacCCGCTGTTGGAGACGGGGCGACTCCCGAAAGATCACCCTTCCCGTCCAAGAAA gctccactcgaatccaaattcTCGACGCTTCGATACGAACCTATCCCGAGAGCAACTCAATGA
- the LOC116212150 gene encoding uncharacterized protein LOC116212150 has product MEWDHECQKAFDTIKAYLIQPPILVPPVSSWPLILYLTVRRQSLGCMLGQEDESTRTERAIYYLSRKFTEGESNYPEIEKIPSSMRNIAKWRCQLTEYDIEYIPRTAVKGQAIADHLAEFPVDDDTPINTDFPDEGILQVDEEKKEPTWKMYFDGAVNSVGSGIGAVLISPEGHYYPVAAKIDFPCTNNVVEYEACILGLQAAIDFKMA; this is encoded by the exons ATGGAGTGGGACCACGAGTGCCAAAAGGcttttgacaccatcaaggcctacCTAATTCAGCCGCCGATATTGGTACCACCCGTGTCGAGCTGGCCCCTCATTTTGTACCTCACGGTGCGCCGACAGTCCTTAGGGTGCATGCTGGGGCAAGAAGACGAGTCAACGCGCACGGAGAGGGCGATATACTACTTGagccggaagttcaccgaaggggaatccaattaccCGGAGATCGAAAAGAT CCCCTCatccatgaggaacatcgcaaaatggcgttgtcagttGACAGAATACGACATAGAGTACATACCCCGCACAGCTGTTAAGGGGCAAGCAATTGCCGACCATCTAGCAGAATTCCCGGTCGACGACGACACGCCGATCAACACGGACTTCCCGGACGAGGGAATCCTTCAGGTGGatgaagagaaaaaggaaccaacgtggaagatgtactttgacggcgCCGTCAATTCCGTGGGGTCAGGTATCGGCgcagtactgatatccccggaagggCATTATTACCCagtagcggcaaagatcgatttcccgtgcaccaaCAATGTGGTCGAGTATGAAGCATGTATCCTTGGCCTGCAAGCGGCGATcgatttcaag atggcgtaa